The following are encoded together in the Hippoglossus stenolepis isolate QCI-W04-F060 chromosome 12, HSTE1.2, whole genome shotgun sequence genome:
- the nphp1 gene encoding nephrocystin-1: MPLRRNGALQLLQREVDDTRKQVDSLLKDVQSQLGSTEEASRRCQELQLSAEKTLRTLRKLTKADELAPVGNYAQRKQEEETRLQNELERLNSLSLQLSPPGPSSAAGYSPKEESDNDDEGEDSNSDDDDDDDDDDDDDSDEDEDEKRAVNPPSQSDSPNYRVLSDFQGEQEGDLSVQRGGVLRIIRKTADGWWLAQDGEGNRGVVPKTYLKIDSGVDDDDDDENEEESSEEEEDGEELTDDKQSGASHSNWSTVRKALTEIDATDVLSAMGAIPSGFRPSTLNKLLVEEGVTYRGSHHIQPDLSQSQLSFKDLFLDPDTGRVRARQVRTCVCFTLWSCKMIPTPGVGVQVLSRHIRLCAFDGTQVLSNIHTVRATYTHKSPKTWSFSPRMTGVLPALLDGDCFLRCNSASPDLGILFELGVTFIRNSTGERGELSCGWAFLKLSDDTGNPLPNRTYELQVNGGTPYEKDVAMEASVTRGSPAAGVFQQMLQARRQPRLIVRLRSTNSRTRTQLSLLPDTLLHCLSCVHLLALHRQLLADTLLMDRPTMQDADLICSPVLSTFPVLLDQVDLLDALRGAWLETEINMSRAQKRDLSFVKQEFVKVYMSSVYFLLHSPSLPRHRWADPPSEEQRARAIYATLDSLKHQQHTTGQSGCPEVYVDPMHPHLAFDITELTFDLLHVTQGQSTT, from the exons ATGCCTCTCAGAAGAAACGgagctctgcagctgctccagagGGAAGTGGACGACACCAGGAAGCAG GTGGACAGTCTGCTGAAGGATGTGCAGAGTCAGCTTGGATCCACTGAAGAGGCGTCTCGCAG ATGTCAAGAACTGCAGCTGTCGGCAGAGAAGACACTGAGGACGCTGAGGAAACTGACAAAG GCTGATGAGCTGGCTCCTGTGGGAAACTACGCccaaaggaaacaggaagaggagacacgACTGCAGAACGAGTTGGAGCGTCTGAACTCGCTCTCGCTGCAGCTCTCACCCCCAGGACCGAGCTCAGCCGCCGG TTATTCTCCAAAGGAAGAAAGTGATAACGACGACGAGGGCGAAGACAGtaacagtgatgatgatgatgatgatgatgatgatgatgatgatgacagtgatgaggatgaagatgagaagCGAGCTGTGAACCCCCCCTCCCAGTCAGACTCTCCCAACTACAGAGTCCTCAGTGATTTCcaaggagagcaggagggagatcTGTCTGTTCAG AGGGGGGGCGTGTTGAGGATTATCAGGAAGACGGCAGACGGATGGTGGCTGGCTCAGGACGGTGAAGGCAACAGAGGAGTGGTTCCAAAAACCTACCTGAAG ATTGATTCTGGTGTtgatgacgacgatgatgatgaaaatgaggaagagtcctctgaggaggaggaagatggggAAGAGCTGACCGATGACAAACAGAG TGGGGCGTCCCATTCCAACTGGTCCACTGTGAGGAAGGCTCTGACTGAG attgATGCGACAGATGTGCTCTCTGCCATGGGGGCTATACCTTCAGGATTTAGACCATCAACTCTCAATAAATTGCTGGTGGAAGAAG GTGTAACGTACAGAGGGAGTCACCATATTCAGCCTgatctcagccaatcacagctctccTTTAAGGACCTCTTTCTGGACCCTGACACTGGCAGG GTTCGAGCTCGGCAGGTCCGCACTTGTGTCTGCTTCACTTTGTGGAGCTGCAAGATGATTCCCACCCCAGGGGTCGGAGTTCAGGTCCTGAGCCGACACATACGCCTCTGTGCCTTCGATGGAACTCAG GTGTTGAGTAACATCCACACAGTGCGGGCCACTTACACCCACAAGAGCCCAAAGACCTGGAGCTTCTCTCCCAGG ATGACAGGTGTCCTACCCGCCCTCCTGGATGGAGACTGTTTCCTTCGCTGCAACTCTGCGTCTCCTGACCTCGGGATCCTCTTTGAACTGGGAGTCACTTTTATACGGAAT tcgactggggagagaggagaactGAGCTGCGGCTGGGCTTTCCTCAAACTGAGCGACGACACGGGAAATCCACTCCCCAACAG GACCTATGAGCTGCAGGTGAACGGGGGAACTCCCTATGAGAAGGACGTGGCTATGGAAGCTTCAGTCACCAGAGGAT ctccagCCGCTGGTGTCTTCCAGCAGATGCTTCAGGCCAGACGGCAGCCGAGACTGATCGTCAGGTTAAGATCCACCAACAGTCGGACCAGAACGCAGCTCAG TCTCCTCCCTGACACTCTGCTGCACTGTCTGAGCTGCGTCCACCTGCTGGCTCTGCACAGACAACTGTTAGCTGACACACTGCTGATGGACAGGCCCACCATGCAGGATGCAG ATCTAATCTGCAGTCCGGTACTTTCTACATTCCCTGTTCTGTTGGACCAAGTGGACCTGCTGGATGCTCTCAGG GGTGCGTGGCTGGAAACTGAGATCAACATGAGCAGAGCACAGAAG agagacTTGTCTTTTGTCAAACAGGAGTTTGTGAAAGTCTACATGTCGTCCGTctatttcctcctccactcgccCTCGCTGCCCCGTCACCGCTGGGCCGACCCCCCCTCAGAGGAGCAGCGGGCCAGAGCCATCTACGCCACCCTGGATTCTCTCAAACACCAGCAGCACACCACGGGCCAATCAGGATGTCCGGAGGTCTATGTGGACCCCATGCACCCCCACCTCGCCTTCGATATCACcgagttgacctttgacctcctccaTGTCACTCAGGGGCAAAGTACAACTTGA